A stretch of the Pedobacter sp. MC2016-14 genome encodes the following:
- a CDS encoding Gldg family protein encodes MKKILKIARLELSILFYSPIAWLILIIFIIQSGVTFTSMLNVLESKQQLGANFEFLTAEIFAGLNGFFAAVQKKLYLYIPLLTMGLMSREISSGSIKLLLSSPLTNLQIILGKFVAMMAYGALLMLVLLGVTISGFFAIENLDVTHVLGGILGLYLLICAYAAIGVFMSSLTSYQVVAAISTLAVLAALNFVGSVGQTYDFVRDITYWVSISGRANNFINGMIGSNDVIYFLLVIVAFLTLSIMRLNAGRELRSQTSTIARYTLVVVAVLFVGYLTSMPWLIAYYDTTRLKTNTLTDKSLAIIKKLDHPVSITTYPNVLSAFANIGAPKMRNFELRAFEKYRRFLPGIKFNYVSYYDTTIYSRDKTKSLEERAIRAATAHGYDFSKLLSPVEIKKVIDLGPEENIFVRTINYNGKHTFLRMYFDMIGYPEEAEISAALKRLLFKPPVVGILNQNEERSLDKTGDKAYKNILNSMNTRKSLINQGFDLKRIDLSASGEIPADLAVLIIADPKVPYSTAQLQKIALYIQNGGNALVAAEPGRQSELNVLLKPFGVQLMQGALLQESPDLDVNLIHLKPNKISGPLDIKIDDQYFITMPGTVGITYKKVAGYNYLPLLTTDQKYVWNKLGTFDDSGVKIPFNPLKDTRVNVPVALAVTRKLQQKDQKIIVIGDADFMSNAEGSRYKPQSANVDFAVNLFKWFSNGEFPIDITRPKSTDNHILMSHKQISWLKILCLGILPLVLASSAAYILISRKRK; translated from the coding sequence ATGAAGAAAATACTGAAAATAGCCCGATTGGAGCTAAGTATCTTATTTTACTCCCCCATTGCATGGCTGATCCTGATTATTTTCATCATACAATCCGGGGTTACATTTACCTCCATGCTAAATGTGCTGGAATCAAAACAACAGCTTGGCGCCAATTTTGAGTTTTTAACAGCAGAGATTTTTGCTGGTCTGAATGGTTTTTTTGCCGCCGTCCAGAAGAAATTATATTTATACATCCCATTGTTAACCATGGGTCTTATGAGTAGGGAAATCAGCAGCGGATCAATTAAACTATTACTCTCCTCACCGTTAACTAATCTACAAATTATCCTTGGAAAGTTTGTTGCCATGATGGCATATGGAGCTTTGCTAATGCTGGTGCTATTGGGTGTAACAATATCAGGCTTTTTTGCTATCGAAAATTTAGATGTTACACATGTGTTGGGTGGTATTTTAGGTTTATACTTACTCATTTGCGCATATGCTGCAATCGGTGTGTTTATGTCCTCCCTTACTTCTTATCAGGTCGTTGCTGCCATCAGTACGCTGGCGGTGTTGGCTGCACTTAATTTTGTAGGCAGTGTTGGTCAGACCTATGATTTTGTCAGAGACATTACCTACTGGGTTTCCATTTCCGGCAGGGCCAATAACTTTATCAACGGAATGATAGGTAGTAATGATGTTATATACTTCCTCCTGGTAATTGTAGCATTTCTTACCTTAAGTATCATGAGGTTAAATGCGGGTCGTGAACTAAGAAGCCAAACATCAACGATCGCAAGATATACCCTGGTTGTTGTTGCCGTGCTGTTTGTTGGGTATTTAACTTCTATGCCCTGGCTTATCGCTTATTATGATACTACACGTTTAAAGACAAATACCCTTACAGATAAAAGCCTGGCCATTATAAAAAAGTTAGATCATCCGGTAAGTATTACAACTTATCCTAATGTGCTGAGTGCATTTGCAAATATCGGCGCACCCAAAATGAGGAATTTTGAACTAAGGGCATTTGAAAAATACAGGCGCTTTTTGCCGGGTATCAAGTTTAACTACGTTTCCTACTATGATACTACAATTTATAGCAGGGATAAAACAAAATCGCTTGAAGAGAGGGCAATTCGTGCTGCAACTGCACATGGTTACGATTTTAGTAAGTTATTAAGTCCTGTGGAGATTAAAAAGGTGATCGACCTTGGCCCAGAAGAAAATATCTTCGTCCGTACCATCAATTACAACGGCAAGCATACCTTTTTACGCATGTATTTTGACATGATAGGATATCCTGAAGAAGCGGAAATTTCTGCAGCTTTAAAAAGGCTTTTGTTTAAGCCACCTGTGGTCGGAATTCTAAACCAGAATGAGGAAAGAAGTCTAGATAAAACCGGTGATAAGGCCTATAAGAATATCCTTAATTCTATGAACACCCGTAAATCGCTCATTAACCAGGGTTTTGATCTGAAACGGATAGACTTATCTGCTTCAGGTGAAATACCCGCCGACCTCGCCGTCCTAATTATTGCAGATCCTAAGGTTCCTTATAGCACAGCGCAGCTGCAAAAAATAGCGCTCTATATTCAAAATGGCGGTAACGCACTTGTTGCTGCAGAACCAGGCCGTCAAAGCGAACTCAATGTTTTGCTAAAGCCCTTCGGCGTACAACTTATGCAAGGCGCTTTGCTACAGGAAAGTCCAGACCTGGATGTTAACCTGATACATTTAAAACCCAATAAGATCTCCGGGCCATTAGATATTAAAATTGATGATCAATATTTTATCACGATGCCAGGCACTGTAGGCATAACATATAAAAAAGTTGCCGGCTATAATTATCTTCCACTGCTAACTACAGATCAGAAATACGTATGGAATAAGCTGGGGACCTTTGATGACTCTGGAGTTAAAATTCCTTTTAATCCCCTGAAAGATACGAGGGTCAATGTGCCGGTCGCACTCGCCGTAACGCGTAAATTACAACAAAAGGATCAGAAAATCATTGTTATCGGCGATGCAGATTTTATGAGTAATGCAGAGGGATCAAGATATAAACCTCAAAGTGCAAATGTAGATTTTGCCGTTAATCTTTTTAAATGGTTTAGTAATGGTGAGTTTCCGATTGACATTACCAGACCAAAAAGTACCGATAACCACATCCTGATGTCTCATAAACAGATCTCCTGGCTAAAAATTTTGTGCTTAGGAATTCTACCTCTGGTTTTGGCCTCATCAGCAGCCTATATTTTAATATCACGTAAAAGAAAATAA
- a CDS encoding PKD-like family lipoprotein encodes MKTIKYVFLLMFLFGALIIQSCKKDLSSLDIKDVGSLTVDTQADGILDVLQFEHLVLNPKTTTTIAEANLSYQWRINLKPSDTLSQVIATTKTLDTEIKLKPNDFEKYYQLWYEVTDKSTGLKYITTWRVNVRNAIGEGLVIAETATDGLSSDISHFMSPLVTAGFTGESIKRGLYSGINLKTIPGIIKQMRYTNIFGVNTIMAITNNSIIKINTLDYTLAGTNEDLFFGHTGTFAPESLYGAYQGDIYIEKNTFTFTYLGANRKFGLAYDNAFKVPAIVAVNRNSNPPTILSFYDEVNGYFAYQGFFNSFGDRTVYRYPVSATPFNPNSLPNKINLAAIFDTNYDILHLLKDKTSGNVGLYIFNGDVPGGAPKAFYDLSAAPNIATASKFVLMDNQKVLYYATETKIYAVLYAGTTPIYEERYTVPAGEKITTLDIYQQADYPIGSTYLSSNNNQLILSTYNTEGKLYILPLKNLGAGNIDLPNVKTYGGFKKITAITTQK; translated from the coding sequence ATGAAAACCATAAAATATGTATTCTTATTGATGTTCTTATTTGGAGCATTGATTATCCAATCCTGTAAAAAAGATTTAAGTTCTTTAGATATCAAGGATGTCGGTAGTTTAACTGTAGATACCCAGGCAGATGGCATATTAGATGTGTTGCAGTTTGAGCATCTCGTGCTAAACCCCAAAACCACTACTACTATAGCTGAGGCAAACCTGAGTTATCAATGGCGAATCAATTTAAAACCAAGTGATACACTTAGCCAGGTTATTGCGACTACTAAAACCTTAGATACAGAGATTAAGCTTAAACCTAATGATTTTGAAAAATACTATCAACTATGGTATGAAGTGACGGACAAAAGCACCGGGTTAAAGTATATTACTACCTGGAGAGTGAACGTTAGAAATGCCATTGGCGAAGGTCTGGTAATTGCAGAAACGGCAACGGACGGGTTATCCAGCGACATTAGCCATTTCATGTCTCCACTGGTAACTGCTGGCTTTACCGGTGAAAGCATTAAACGTGGCCTATACTCCGGTATTAATCTTAAAACAATTCCCGGTATTATCAAACAGATGCGATACACCAATATCTTCGGCGTAAACACTATTATGGCTATTACAAACAATAGCATTATTAAAATCAATACGTTAGACTACACCCTGGCCGGCACAAATGAAGACTTGTTCTTTGGTCATACAGGTACATTTGCACCCGAAAGCTTGTATGGCGCTTATCAGGGTGATATTTATATAGAGAAGAACACTTTTACCTTTACCTATTTGGGTGCCAATAGAAAATTTGGATTAGCATACGATAACGCATTTAAAGTGCCTGCGATAGTGGCCGTGAATAGAAATTCTAATCCACCTACCATACTTAGTTTTTATGATGAGGTAAATGGCTATTTTGCCTATCAGGGTTTTTTCAACTCTTTTGGTGACAGAACCGTGTACCGCTATCCAGTATCAGCCACACCTTTTAATCCAAATAGCTTGCCTAATAAAATAAATTTAGCCGCTATTTTTGATACGAACTATGATATACTTCACTTGTTGAAAGATAAAACAAGTGGGAATGTTGGTTTGTACATTTTTAATGGTGATGTTCCAGGTGGAGCGCCTAAAGCATTCTATGATCTTTCTGCCGCACCAAACATCGCAACGGCATCTAAATTTGTATTGATGGATAATCAAAAAGTGTTGTATTATGCCACAGAAACTAAAATCTATGCGGTATTATATGCTGGTACTACGCCAATTTACGAAGAACGTTACACTGTGCCCGCTGGCGAGAAAATTACCACTTTAGATATCTATCAGCAAGCTGATTACCCAATCGGTTCAACTTATTTGTCTTCTAACAATAACCAATTAATTTTAAGCACCTACAATACTGAAGGTAAGCTTTATATCCTGCCATTGAAAAATTTGGGGGCGGGTAATATTGATCTGCCTAATGTTAAAACCTATGGTGGCTTTAAGAAAATCACCGCAATTACTACACAAAAATAA
- a CDS encoding DUF4843 domain-containing protein, with protein MKNLRNQFSLIIAMTLILSACKKDEVGSFTAEPAINFLVTPAKPLYSTEYSFMTNPQPEYIQEIEVKIIGNTEPRDRVLKAVAVKDATTTAKDSQYEILDGKVKAGEFIGKLNVKLKNSAELNTTKVVLKLRLVDSEDFKAGNKESAEYTIGWTNQILVPASWTYYNIFFATKSTAVYRIILQTVGLVTFTATDYRGIGEQGAIVLGTKFGDYVKQWNLDHPNDHLKHDDGTKAGQDIVPLYYTKSKYN; from the coding sequence ATGAAAAATTTAAGAAATCAGTTCAGCTTAATTATCGCAATGACGTTAATATTAAGCGCTTGTAAAAAAGATGAAGTTGGTTCATTTACAGCAGAGCCGGCAATAAACTTCCTGGTTACGCCTGCTAAGCCTTTATATTCTACAGAGTATTCTTTTATGACTAACCCTCAACCCGAATACATACAAGAAATTGAGGTAAAAATAATTGGCAACACTGAGCCCCGGGATAGGGTTTTAAAAGCAGTAGCTGTAAAAGATGCCACTACTACTGCAAAAGATAGCCAATATGAAATTTTAGATGGTAAGGTAAAAGCGGGCGAATTCATTGGAAAGCTTAATGTAAAACTTAAAAATTCTGCAGAATTAAATACCACCAAAGTCGTTTTAAAATTAAGATTGGTAGATTCTGAAGATTTCAAAGCCGGCAATAAGGAATCTGCTGAATACACAATTGGATGGACCAATCAAATATTAGTACCTGCTTCATGGACCTATTATAATATCTTTTTTGCCACAAAAAGTACAGCGGTTTACAGGATTATATTGCAAACTGTTGGTTTAGTCACATTTACAGCAACAGATTATCGTGGAATTGGCGAGCAGGGTGCAATTGTATTGGGAACTAAATTTGGAGACTATGTTAAACAATGGAATTTAGATCATCCAAATGATCATCTCAAACATGATGATGGCACAAAAGCCGGACAAGATATTGTCCCGCTTTACTACACAAAATCTAAATATAACTAA
- a CDS encoding RagB/SusD family nutrient uptake outer membrane protein — translation MNTKYKNIIMVLLVVLISSSCTKDWLDVTSGSEVRSDDQFKSESGFKDALIGAYIGMTDPALYSRDLTYNIVDLLSQQYGVMTTLSQYGEFQTYNYTSVRTVPRIEAVWNKTYSVIANVNNALTNIDKNKAVLNPISYAIIKGELLGLRAFLHFDLMRLYGYGNIANRTDLAGKFAIPYVVNFDKSVTPQLSYANTFELLNKDLNEAAVLLKEDPIFNNPRKPTAYYTAINRDGFYNKREQRMNYYAVKALQARVLQWQGGVTNLANAAIAAEEVIKDAPAKLINSPNVAVADPTLYPEHLFNLNVNAFADIVNPFLDGSSLTNYNALFIPTTRAQEIYETNNANIGAVDVRFNTLLSLQTKGYISQKYFQKTNSATRNVMPLIKVPEMYYIAAEHYVTANLPKAIEYLNLVRSSRGIIQNILPTADMATVTAEIMKEYQKEYVSEGQLFYFYKRLGKTTFPGLATTITANDKIYLFPYPASEIEFGNRVQ, via the coding sequence ATGAATACAAAATATAAAAATATAATAATGGTGCTCCTGGTAGTACTTATATCCAGTTCTTGTACTAAAGACTGGCTGGATGTTACATCCGGTTCTGAAGTGAGGTCTGACGATCAATTTAAATCAGAATCGGGTTTTAAAGATGCGCTTATTGGAGCATATATTGGAATGACTGATCCTGCCCTATATTCCAGAGATTTAACATACAACATTGTTGATCTTTTGAGTCAACAATACGGGGTCATGACAACACTTAGTCAATACGGTGAATTTCAAACGTATAATTATACCTCCGTTCGTACCGTACCAAGAATAGAAGCAGTTTGGAACAAAACTTACAGTGTAATTGCCAACGTAAATAATGCATTAACTAATATTGATAAAAATAAAGCGGTATTAAACCCAATTAGTTATGCTATTATAAAAGGCGAGTTATTGGGTTTACGTGCATTTTTGCACTTTGATTTAATGAGGTTATACGGTTACGGTAATATCGCGAACCGTACTGATTTAGCGGGTAAATTCGCGATTCCTTATGTGGTTAACTTTGATAAAAGCGTAACTCCTCAGTTGTCTTATGCCAATACCTTCGAGCTGTTGAACAAAGATTTAAATGAAGCAGCTGTTTTGCTTAAAGAGGATCCAATTTTTAACAACCCTAGAAAACCTACGGCCTATTATACAGCGATCAATAGAGATGGTTTTTATAATAAAAGGGAACAAAGGATGAACTATTATGCAGTTAAAGCGCTTCAGGCAAGGGTGTTGCAATGGCAAGGCGGAGTTACTAATTTAGCCAATGCAGCCATAGCTGCTGAAGAAGTAATTAAAGATGCCCCGGCTAAATTGATCAACAGCCCTAATGTGGCAGTTGCCGACCCAACACTATACCCAGAGCACCTGTTTAACCTGAACGTAAATGCTTTTGCAGACATTGTTAACCCATTTTTAGATGGAAGTTCTCTTACTAACTACAATGCATTATTCATTCCAACCACCAGAGCACAGGAAATATACGAAACAAATAACGCCAATATTGGCGCTGTTGATGTTAGGTTTAATACCTTATTGTCTCTGCAAACTAAAGGTTACATTTCTCAGAAATATTTCCAAAAAACCAATTCAGCTACCCGGAATGTGATGCCTTTAATCAAAGTTCCGGAAATGTATTATATCGCAGCTGAGCACTATGTAACTGCTAACTTGCCAAAAGCGATAGAATATTTAAACCTGGTAAGGTCCAGTCGGGGAATTATTCAAAATATACTGCCTACTGCCGATATGGCTACCGTTACCGCGGAAATTATGAAAGAATATCAGAAGGAATATGTGAGTGAAGGCCAGTTGTTTTATTTCTATAAAAGATTGGGTAAAACTACTTTTCCAGGTTTAGCTACCACCATAACGGCTAATGATAAAATCTACCTGTTTCCTTACCCGGCTAGCGAAATTGAGTTTGGAAACAGGGTACAATAA